Below is a window of Camelina sativa cultivar DH55 chromosome 11, Cs, whole genome shotgun sequence DNA.
agattcaataatcttttaattatgctaaaccaaaattgtaatttaaatagcaatacaaaaacaaaaaataaaagagttgtaaattcagaaagattaaacgctaggcctagggaaattctcaagaaatcatggaaaaacagatcaattaattaaacaagcaggattcaataattaagcactgttcttgaactctaaacacaattgtaaaataaatcagttctcactgcaaatattatctaagttttaaaacccgaaaatccaaatctctttgcaaaattcaagttaaaaaccagcaataaaatcaagtttatataagttcacaaaatcactaattcaaatctctttgcaaaaagtaattttgctcaccaaaggtttttgtgaggaaaatcaattatattctcatatcaatttattttcctaagttattaattcgAGATGGctaatcaaggattaatatgaagaacaacctatagtgaagaacaagaaagataatgaatccaaacaattaatcaatctaacaatccatgaaattcctaatgagaaaccctaaacctaacaagcagatttactcagacataattgcaagaacacaaatcatgaataaaatagatagcattaagagattaaagaagaagaaaaaggagttctgaatcttctgtgaaagagtcttgattcttctctctaaaagctctctaaaaatctctcagggttttctctaaaaagttgcagggaaaaatcaagcctaggtctaaacaatgacccaaaaatcCTATCCTAAAAACGTCTaaggactaatgatgcaaatatggaaaactttggggtagctttgtaaatcttcaaaacttgtgggaaaacttccaatttttctgctggatgatgcatcgatcgacaccatcacttgcatcgatcgatgctgacttCTGAACTTGTCTCCCAAATTCGTAGCTCAgactcaatgcttgattaagctccaaatcttcctatttagctccattatgctcccatccatgctaaatcctataaagactcaaaagactctaaaaataccaNNNNNNNNNNNNNNNNNNNNNNNNNNNNNNNNNNNNNNNNNNNNNCTCTTTAGAGCATTAGCTCGCCGGAATAACATTTCGGGCGATGCGATCACAAAGGAACAGCTCAGGCTATTCTGGGAACAGATCTCAGATGAAAGCTTCGATGCCAAACTCCAAGTCTTTTTCGACATGTAAAGCTTTTTTACGTATTTCACCTAACCCAAAAGAAATATCTAACGCGTAATCACTATTTGTCGTTTAAGATTTGACTCTTAATGGAAAATTAAACGGTCATCAGAATTTAAggaccaaaataataatattaatcatTTGGTGGATATGTAACTAATAAATGACATCACCGTTTGGTCAGGGTGGACAAAGATGAAGATGGGCGAGtaacagaagaagaagtggcTGAGGTGAGAAACCCAAACACCATTcaataattatcttttaaaaaattattttattagttttatgtacatatattatatacttggttgataattttttctcatatttttatttatatatctatcaaTATTCTTGGTTGATAATCTTGACAATTTTGTCCACGCGCAAACCCCCACTTGACTTTATCTGATGACGTTTACTGTTAACATCAGCAATATATTAACTGCATGTGAACACGACAATAATGGTTACTAGATAGATAgaataattactaatttattttattttggttttcgagtagccctttttttttttttccgctaAGCTAAGAGTAGCCCTTATTACTTTCGCTTATGTTATTAAtgtttcaaataatttaattgCAGATTATTAGTCTTAGTGCTTCAGCGAACAAGCTCTCTAATATTCAAAAGCAAGCCAAAGAATATGCAGCGTTGATAATGGAAGAGTTGGACCCAGACAATGCTGGGTTTATTATGGTACGTGTGGTCCACCTTCACCTACTCAATTACACTAATGGTATATATACTATGTATGTCGTAAATTTAACCACCCTTAAAAAACTAGGAAAAACGTGGAAAATCCCAAGGTTCTTTTGTCTTCTAGAAATCTAAAGTGGTCAAAATTATTGGGCCACCTTGATTGCTATTTTCAACTTATTGGGCCATCTTGGTTTTTTACCtaatcaatcaacaataactCAACAACTGTAGATGGGTGGTTCTCCAGTATGAGAAATggccaataaaattataaaatatatatacgaagAAATGAATCATGAAAAGTATTTTAAATATcagtatttatttaaaatagtgGAGAAGCCTATGAAAAGTATTATAAAATATCAGTATGCTGCATTAGTGTTGTATTTCCTAGTATTATAGATAGTTTAATGATATTAAATGGACATTGGTGAAACAGATCGAAAACTTGGAAATGTTGCTACTACAAGCACCAAACCAGTCGGTGCGGATTGGAGACAGCAGGATACTAAGTCAAATGCTAAGTCAGAAGTTGAAACCGGCAAAAGAGACCAACCCTTTGGTGAGATGGTCGGAGAAAATCAAATACTTCATACTTGATAACTGGCAGAGATTATGGATCATGATGCTATGGCTTGGCATCTGCTGTGGCCTCTTTGCTTACAAATTCATTCAGTACAAGAACAAAGCTGCCTATGACGTGATGGGTTATTGCGTTTGTGTCGCCAAAGGTGGCGCGGAGACTCTTAAATTCAACATGGCTCTCATATTGCTGCCTGTTTGTCGCAATACCATCACATGGCTCAGGAACAAGACCAAGCTAGGTACTGTAGTTCCGTTTGATGATAATCTCAACTTCCACAAGGTTATTGCAAGCGGGATTGTAGTAGGGGTTTTACTCCATGCGGGTGCGCATTTNNNNNNNNNNNNNNNNNNNNNNNNNNNNNNNNNNNNNNNNNNNNNNNNNNNNNNNNNNNNNNNNNNNNNNNNNNNNNNNNNNNNNNNNNNNNNNNNNNNNNNNNNNNNNNNNNNNNNNNNNNNNNNNNNNNNNNNNNNNNNNNNNNNNNNNNNNNNNNNNNNNNNNNNNNNNNNNNNNNNNNNNNNNNNNNNNNNNNNNNNNNNNNNNNNNNNNNNNNNNNNNNNNNNNNNNNNNNNNNNNNNNNNNNNNNNNNNNNNNNNNNNNNNNNNNNNNNNNNNNNNNNNNNNNNNNNNNNNNNNNNNNNNNNNNNNNNNNNNNNNNNNNNNNNNNNNNNNNNNNNNNNNNNNNNNNNNNNNNNNNNNNNNNNNNNNNNNNNNNNNNNNNNNNNNNNNNNNNNNNNNNNNNNNNNNNNNNNNNNNNNNNNNNNNNNNNNNNNNNNNNNNNNNNNNNNNNNNNNNNNNNNNNNNNNNNNNNNNNNNNNNNNNNNNNNNNNNNNNNNNNNNNNNNNNNNNNNNNNNNNNNNNNNNNNNNNNNNNNNNNNNNNNNNNNNNNNNNNNNNNNNNNNNNNNNNNNNNNNNNNNNNNNNNNNNNNNNNNNNNNNNNNNNNNNNNNNNNNNNNNNNNNNNNNNNNNNNNNNNNNNNNTGAAACCGGCAAAAGAGACCAACCCTTTGGTGAGATGGTCGGAGAAAATCAAATACTTCATACTTGATAACTGGCAGAGATTATGGATCATGATGCTATGGCTTGGCATCTGCTGTGGCCTCTTTGCTTACAAATTCATTCAGTACAAGAACAAAGCTGCCTATGACGTGATGGGTTATTGCGTTTGTGTCGCCAAAGGTGGCGCGGAGACTCTTAAATTCAACATGGCTCTCATATTGCTGCCTGTTTGTCGCAATACCATCACATGGCTCAGGAACAAGACCAAGCTAGGTACTGTAGTTCCGTTTGATGATAATCTCAACTTCCACAAGGTTATTGCAAGCGGGATTGTAGTAGGGGTTTTACTCCATGCGGGTGCGCATTTAACGTGTGATTTCCCACGTTTAATTGCCGCGGATGAGGAAACCTACGAGCCTATGGAAAAATACTTTGGAGACCAACCAGAGAGTTATTGGTGGTTTGTGAAGGGAGTCGAAGGATGGACTGGTATTGTGATGGTTGTGCTAATGGCTATAGCCTTTACACTCGCTACGCCTTGGTTCCGTCGTAACAAGCTTAACTTACCTAACTTCCTCAAGAAGCTTACTGGTTTCAATGCCTTTTGGTACTCCCACCATTTGTTCATCATTGTTTATGCTCTTCTTATTGTCCACGGTATCAAGCTCTACCTCACAAAGATCTGGTATCAGAAAACGGTACGCTCTTCAAACCTTCGTCATTctattttcttcatttatttccttttttcggGTTTATAACACTTCATGTTTATGTGATTCTTGTAGACATGGATGTATCTCGCTGTACCCATCCTTCTGTATGCATCTGAGAGGCTGATCCGTGCTTTCAGATCAAGCATCAAACCGGTTAAGATGCTCAAGGTCAGTTATACTTCTATTTATCAATTGAAAACCTTAGGTTTCTAGATATATAAATCTTCCAACGTAGGAAACTGCCATGATTTGTGTAACTGTTTTGACAAAAGTAGGAAAACTGCCTCTGACATTATGCTTTAAAGACTTGTAACGTTACGTATAAATGTAATAACAGGTAGCTGTATATCCCGGGAACGTGTTGTCTCTACACATGACGAAGCCACAAGGATTCAAATACAAAAGTGGACAGTACATGTTCGTGAACTGCCGAGCCGTATCTCCTTTCGAATGGCATCCTTTCTCAATCACATCAGCTCCTGGAGACGAATACTTGAGCGTACACATCCGCACTCTCGGTGACTGGACACGTAAACTCAGGACCGTTTTCTCTGAGGTCTGCAAACCTCCTACCGCGGGTAAAAGCGGTCTACTCCGAGCAGACGGTGGAGATGGGAACCTCCCGTTCCCAAAGGTCCTTATCGATGGTCCCTACGGTGCTCCCGCACAAGACTACAAGAAGTATGATGTGGTTCTTCTAGTAGGTCTCGGCATTGGAGCCACGCCTATGATCAGTATCCTCAAGgacatcatcaacaacatgaAATCTCCTGACCGCGACAGCGACATCGAAAACAACaacagtaacaacaacaacaacagtaaaGGGTTTAAGACGAGGAAGGCTTACTTCTATTGGGTGACTAGGGAACAAGGATCGTTCGAATGGTTCAAGGGGATAATGGATGAGGTTTCGGAGCTGGACGACGAAGGAATCATCGAGCTTCACAATTATTGCACGAGCGTGTACGAGGAAGGTGATGCAAGAGTGGCTCTCATCGCCATGCTTCAGTCCTTACAACACGCTAAGAACGGTGTTGATGTCGTGTCGGGAACACGTGTCAAGTCGCACTTCGCCAAACCTAACTGGAGACAAGTTTACAAGAAGGTCGCAGTTCATCACCCCGGCAAACGAATAGGTATACAAATTAATATCGACCATTAATCTAGTTATCTACCCattgttatataattaagtaaTGGATTCAGATTAAATACTGATATAAATTCTAATTGCAGGAGTCTTTTACTGTGGAATGCCAGGAATGGTAAAGGAATTAAAAAATCTAGCTTTGGATTTCTCTCGAAAGACAACCACCAAGTTTGATTTCCACAAAGAGAACTTTTAGATTCTATAGGTctgtagaaaaaataaaaaaacaattatcaaaacagatatatatttattataaattcttTTCACTATATGAAAATCATATGAGCTATCTTTTCCCGttgcttctttattttttttcccaaccgttttttgttgtttacctttcctttcctttttttttataacttcaagcgaaaaattaaatataagatagTAAATATTTAGTTACAGCTTTGGTGTTGTAAGAATGTTATTATGGACTTCTTGTATCATTCCATTTTGCACTTGTACTCTTACAAGTCATATTgtatctttacattttttttttgtttaagtcaGTTTTAGCACAAAATAGTAATAAATCTTGTCTAAAGACTCCTAGGACCAATTGACAAGAGGTAGTAAAAGCTTTGTAAGTGTTTCTAGGGTCGGAATATgtcacaatccaatgtatttgactaattataagagttttaaatacattatgagtgtttagacaacacttataaccattttgtccaaaataggctaaaaccgagaaaacatgctaaaaccgacaAAACTTTGCTTAGAAGTAGTAAACAGATTCGTCACTGTTTCTAAGGTCAAAATTTGTCACAATCCAATGAAATTGACTAACTATAAGAATTATAGATggattaggagtgtttagaaaacacttatacccatttcgTCCCAAAACATGTTAAAACTGACAAAACTTTCCTtaaaagcagtaaacagcttcgttagtgtttctaggattatccaatgtatttgactaattataagagttagagatggattaggtgtgtttagacaacacttaacaCATCTCGTCCAAAACAGGCTACAActaagaaaacaggctaaaattGACAAAACTTTGCTTAGAAgcataaacagctttgttagtgtttctaggatcaaaatgtgtcacaatcaaatgtatttgactaattataattgTTAGAGATGGATTAGGAGTGTTAAGACTATACTTATACACATTTTGtccaaaacaagctaaaactgagaaaacaggctaaaacctaCAAAAATTTGcttagaagcagtaaacagcttcgtCAGTGTTTCTAAGGTAAAGAATGTGTCACAATCCAATGtaattgactaattataagagttatagatggattaggagtgtttagacaacacttatacccatttcgtcccaaaataggctaaaaccgacaAAACTTTGCTtagaagcaataaacagctttgttcgtgtttctagggtcaaaatatgtcacaatccaatgtatctgactaattataatagttatagatggattaggagtgtttagacaacacttatacccatttcgTCCCAAAACATGTTAAAACCgacaaaacaggcttaaaccgacaAAAATTTGCTTAAAAGCaggaaacagctttgttagtgtttttagGATCAAAATATGTCACAATCCAATATATcggactaattataagagttatagatggattaggagtgtttagacaacatttacaCACATTTCGTCCCAAAACATGTTAAAACCgacaaaacaagcttaaaccgataAAACTTTGCTTAAAAGCAGGAAACAACctttttagtgtttctaggatcaaaatatttcaaaatccaatgtttaaaaccgagaaaacaatgtTAGTGACCCTAGAAACATATTttgacacattttgaccctagaaaaccaagaaaacattcatttgaagcagtaaacagctttgattgtgtttctagggtcaaaatatgtaacaatccaatgcatttgactaattaaaagagttcgggttgaatttggaatgtttagacaattcctatacccattttgtcccaaaacaggctaaaaccgagaaaacattgattcgaagcagtaaacagctttgtttgtgtttctagggtcaaactgtttgataatccaatgcatttgactaattgtaagaattcgggatgaatttggagtgtttagacaacacttatacccattttgtcccgaaacaggcgaaaaccgaaaaaacattgattcgaagcagtaaacagattttttttgtgtttctagggtcaaaatatgttacaattcaatgcattttacaaattataaggGCTTGGGTCGAATTTGGAGTGttaaacaacacttatacctattttgtcccaaaacaggctaaaaccgagaaaac
It encodes the following:
- the LOC104728481 gene encoding respiratory burst oxidase homolog protein D-like codes for the protein RALARRNNISGDAITKEQLRLFWEQISDESFDAKLQVFFDMVDKDEDGRVTEEEVAEIISLSASANKLSNIQKQAKEYAALIMEELDPDNAGFIMIENLEMLLLQAPNQSVRIGDSRILSQMLSQKLKPAKETNPLVRWSEKIKYFILDNWQRLWIMMLWLGICCGLFAYKFIQYKNKAAYDVMGYCVCVAKGGAETLKFNMALILLPVCRNTITWLRNKTKLGTVVPFDDNLNFHKVIASGIVVGVLLHAGAHLTCDFPRLIAADEETYEPMEKYFGDQPESYWWFVKGVEGWTGIVMVVLMAIAFTLATPWFRRNKLNLPNFLKKLTGFNAFWYSHHLFIIVYALLIVHGIKLYLTKIWYQKTTWMYLAVPILLYASERLIRAFRSSIKPVKMLKVAVYPGNVLSLHMTKPQGFKYKSGQYMFVNCRAVSPFEWHPFSITSAPGDEYLSVHIRTLGDWTRKLRTVFSEVCKPPTAGKSGLLRADGGDGNLPFPKVLIDGPYGAPAQDYKKYDVVLLVGLGIGATPMISILKDIINNMKSPDRDSDIENNNSNNNNNSKGFKTRKAYFYWVTREQGSFEWFKGIMDEVSELDDEGIIELHNYCTSVYEEGDARVALIAMLQSLQHAKNGVDVVSGTRVKSHFAKPNWRQVYKKVAVHHPGKRIGVFYCGMPGMVKELKNLALDFSRKTTTKFDFHKENF